CAGCGTTTGGCGCAGGAAAGGCTGCAGACACAAGTAGCCAAAGCACACCCGAAAGatgaaggttatttttaattagcatacatacatacaaaaccgACTACTAGCcaaaatttgcaataattaatttaattaaatatgccgaattttactaatttatttgcttatatttaaaacatttagaGCCCGTACAGCGAGAAAATTTAAAACGACGTGACTATAAAGTTGACCTCGATAGTAAATTAGGCAAAAgtgttgtcattaataaaaatacacctACCTCACAATCTGGCGGTTACTATTGCAATGTATGCGATTGTGTTGTCAAAGACTCCATTAATTTTTTGGATCATATCAATGGAAAGAAACATCAACGTAACTTGGGCATGTCCATGAAAGTTGAACGCAGCACTGTTGATCAAGTTAAAGAACGTTTCCAAGCGAATAAAAAGAAAATGGAAGAGAAACAAAAGGACTACGAATTGGAGAGGCGCCTACGCGAAGCTAAAGAGGAAGAGGAACGTTACAAAGAACATCGAAAAGAGAAACGAAAAGAACGTAAACGTAAAGCGAATGAAACCGATTCAGAATTATTTAGTAGTGGCTTAGCGGATGATATGGCTGCCATCATGGGATTCTCAGGTTTTGGTGGATCAAAAAAAAGCTCTTAGAACATAAAAACACACGgtaacatttttataattttttttttatatttataacaataGTTGTTATTGCATTAATTCATGTAACGGTAAAAGctattagtaaaaatatataaatttgaacaggaaaaaagtgtaaaaacatTTGGCTGCCAGCATCCGACATTGGATTGATTACGTGCGGCAGTTTAGCAGTAACTGGGCACTTGGACTACAAAAAGCAGAATGATTATTATAAGTATCTACATATTTGtagaaatatatttgtata
The Eurosta solidaginis isolate ZX-2024a chromosome 5, ASM4086904v1, whole genome shotgun sequence DNA segment above includes these coding regions:
- the LOC137234033 gene encoding zinc finger matrin-type protein 2 codes for the protein MSMRADDHRRKWDKTEYQRLAQERLQTQVAKAHPKDEEPVQRENLKRRDYKVDLDSKLGKSVVINKNTPTSQSGGYYCNVCDCVVKDSINFLDHINGKKHQRNLGMSMKVERSTVDQVKERFQANKKKMEEKQKDYELERRLREAKEEEERYKEHRKEKRKERKRKANETDSELFSSGLADDMAAIMGFSGFGGSKKSS